A DNA window from Hypanus sabinus isolate sHypSab1 chromosome 27, sHypSab1.hap1, whole genome shotgun sequence contains the following coding sequences:
- the zmp:0000001088 gene encoding trypsin → MNVSNLYILLLFLKSPATYGQLRIVGGYSVLPHSIRYQVSLKRPGGIHYCGGSLIHRRWVVTAAHCKVGGTESVQIVAGEHSITRYEGTEQTFCPSKMIPHPRYDPESKDSDIMLIKLSRPARLNYFVGIVPLPRRRSSLQADTLCQVSGWGFVSPNGKFIPRMLRAVRLPIVSNSRCNHTDSYNGNITANMICAGFKMGGKDSCQGDSGGPLVCKGRIYGIVSWGKHCGDRRYPGVYTAVAKFRDWIIRTINRS, encoded by the exons ATGAATGTCTCCAACCTTTATATACTCCTGCTCTTCCTGAAATCACCTGCAACCTATG GGCAGTTGCGAATTGTTGGTGGGTATTCAGTACTGCCTCACTCCATCAGGTACCAGGTGTCTCTGAAAAGACCGGGAGGAATTCATTATTGTGGAGGCTCTTTGATTCATCGCCGATGGGTTGTGACTGCCGCACACTGCAAAGTTGG AGGGACTGAGTCTGTACAGATAGTTGCAGGGGAGCACTCGATCACCAGATATGAAGGGACCGAACAAACGTTTTGCCCATCTAAGATGATTCCACATCCTCGGTATGATCCAGAGAGCAAAGATTCTGACATCATGTTGATTAAG CTGTCTCGACCCGCCAGGTTGAACTACTTTGTGGGTATTGTACCCTTGCCCCGCCGAAGATCGAGTCTGCAGGCAGACACATTATGCCAAGTATCAGGATGGGGTTTCGTCAGTCCGAATGGGAAGTTCATACCCAGGATGCTGAGAGCAGTTAGACTGCCCATCGTGTCCAATTCACGGTGTAACCACACTGATTCATACAACGGCAACATCACAGCCAACATGATCTGCGCTGGATTCAAAATGGGAGGCAAGGATTCCTGCCAG GGGGATTCTGGTGGTCCTTTGGTCTGTAAGGGCAGAATATACGGGATAGTATCATGGGGCAAGCATTGCGGAGACAGGAGATACCCTGGGGTATATACAGCTGTGGCAAAGTTCCGTGACTGGATTATCAGAACCATCAACAGATCATAA